Genomic DNA from Dysidea avara chromosome 10, odDysAvar1.4, whole genome shotgun sequence:
ttagagtatatcttatATCTGCAAACCAGTAAAGAACTACACATTAATGAAAGGGTCAGCGGAaaaaggggacatgtgccattttagattttttcATCTCTTAAAAAATGAAATGGATCATTTAAGGCATGTGAATAATGTTGTtactaagtaaacaacagaatttaaaagtaCAAGGCAGTCTCAAATTTATTTCTTTGaaaaattacaacaattcaatTATGGCCCAAAATGCTATTTAATTCCCACCACATGGTCACCATatttttcaaatggcacttgtccccttttgccaCTGACCCCTTCATTTATTGCATGCACTGCAGTTATAATATCTCTATTCATTGTTTGCTGTCTTTTGGCACATCTTACTGAGAATCATATTTCAGAAGATTCAGTCTCACATGATTTAGCATAGCTAGCTGGTTGCTCTAAACTGCTAATTAGTAGCATGGACAGTACATGTGTAATTAATAccgtataagcagaaatttGGCAAGCTGAATATTTGGTGATTCCTCgataaattgcatttggcaaaaaATCTATTTGGCGAAATGTATTATGTGTAAATGTGCGTGTCAGCAAGCCTTTCACAGCGACATGAAATTCCATCTGGAGTTACACGTGGTGAAAAAGTGTGTACGTGGCTACCGGCTGTGGTATAAAATCAGGTGAAAGAATACTGAAGATCGGAGTCGATAATTTCGAGGTTCCAGGAAGAGGGAGCATGCAGCAGAGATCTTGCGTGGAATATTATGCCCAATCACGTTGCTTCCTTTCTCAGTGATGGCTACTGCATATGGATCAAATAAATTTTCATCCTCCATTTCACAAGTTGGATTGCAATTACTTATATTTAGAGTCGCGGTGACATGTACAAAATGAAACAGCTAGTAAAGACTGGCGGCCTCCCATAGAGGCCAAACAGACAGAGCCATTGAAAAGAAATCTAGACTTGCCACACAAACTATCAGCCAAGAAGAAAATGACAATAGCAAAAGTGGACACAGCTTCGATTCTCAGCAGGTCTCGACACACGTGCAATTCTATTGCTTacctattataattattacagaaATACAAGCACAAATGGCGAAACTTTAATTTTGTGATTTTGTAACcattcgccaaatttaattCCACGTCAAAATTTCTGCTCATACGGTATTAGCTAGAACACTACAACAaaactctgatagaacagtcaccaagcaGCCAGCCACAACAATTAATAACTCAGTGGTTAACCAGGTAGCTTGTAGTGTCACTACACATCAACAGATTAGAACTGAATGCAACCACTACATGGTTTAAGCCACTAAAATATCCTTATTTATTGCTCACCAGGATGATCCAGAGGTCCTGGACTATAAGTCGGTAACACATTATCACCGGCTGACAATGATACAAAGAAGGCAAACGGCACCATCCATAGTCCAAGGGTGAAGAATGCAAACACCTGTAAGTATATCTTTTGTAGTGAATTCTGGAGTGACGCCTTACCTCCTGAAAACTATAGAGCACTTCGGTGAAGTGTTGAAATGTTAGATAATGATGTAGAACTAGAAGAACTAGAAGAACTACATGATATACATGTAATCTATCCACACTGAAAAACTTTACATGAAAATCGACTAATCTTACTAGATGTAAAAGATTGCCATTACAGTGAACAAACTCTCCGAATTAAGGATATGATAGAAGATAACTTTATAATAAGGACAATTGATacgtcccaacaggtctggttccAACCTTTTTGTAACGTATTTGGGAAAAATATTTGTCTGTTGACAGTGAGGACCACCAGGAAGTCTAGAGCAGAATGTAAAGGTCTAGCTCTACCAGGCAATGACTGGAGATCATAGTGTCTCCTTCTTGTGTACATTAGCCTATACATTGAACATCACTTACCACAGCCAAGCAGGAAGGCAGGTGATGATACAGAGATGAATGGGAAGGTACGCAGTAGGATACTGTACATTAACTGTGTTACTATGCCAACCAATATCATTAGTACAGGAAACCCATCAAACAGCCACACTCCAATATGAACTATAATGGAGACCTGTAATGATACAACATTGTCTTCAGCTGTTGCAAACATCATTTGTTACAAACATCATTACAAGTTTCATCAGTTGTAATAAACTACAACTAATATTTAACGTCATGTTAAGGTGCACGTGCTGGTACTCTAGTACTGACCTAGCATTGTTGTTTCAATTGTATCGTAGTAATTGGCAATCAAATTCAGCCAACAGCTCTAGATATTCAATTTTGTCCTTATTTGGGCAGACTGAATGTGTGATGAGTGCATGGAGCCCAGAGGGCAAGTTAAATTCCAACAAAGTGATACTCTCACTCTCCTCCTGCAGGTCCTCCCCCATGGAACAAGGTGGGCAAAATACTGAATTACCTACAAGGCTATTATAACTGCCAAATCATTTTGATACAAGTCACAGCTGACCCAGAGGGGTTGAGTCACACGTCAGCCCCATGATgtgttattgcacaaccaaacatGGCGTTTGAAATTGGTATACCACACAATTGTGTAACATCCAGACAATTATAAACTTATCAACGCATACAGCAAAGAGGTCACCCTACCCATATCATGACATTTATAACCTTCCTAGCAATTACACTATATTCCTCGACCAGCTCCGCCAAATAGTACAGCCCGGACGCTGCAGGGAACGAAGAACAATTCTATTTATAGAGCAGCAACGAACATACACTTACCGACTGCTAATACAGCAAAACAAAACTCAATCCCAACTGCTGCCCAGCTAATCCAGTACAAGAACATCTCACAACCCGAAAACCGATTTTCATAtgaactaaaacccacaatcacaaatTCTGCAAATACACTACTGTATGACATGATACAATAATAAGCAGTATTAATGCATTTCATTGTAGTGTGCGACATGGTTGTTGAGTTACACTCAAACAAAACATATAAATCTGTAATTACAGGAATGAATTAATAATTGATGAAGAGACAAGGCCGACTAAGCTTCTATATTAGTATCTGCTGCAtcaatcaccatctcaatctgCAATGAATAAGTTAAGGAACACACCACACTCTAAACAATGAATTAATAAGGATACACATCTTAGTCCTCTGTCCATTGGGTCACCTATAATGATCCCCTTTCCTGCATATATCCGTTGATTTTGTGATTCAATGTAACGTGCGACTGTTTCTACTGCCTGTCATGAGGACACAGTGGGTCAGTCATCACTAACAAGTATACCTACTCTCTCATAGTTAGTCTTGTAGCAGAAATGTAGTGTGTAGCCAGTGAGACAGAATAGGCAGCCTTCACTATATGCTCCACAATTTAGTGCTTCAGCATCATCAAATATTGTATTAATTGAGTCAATTGTTTTTACAAAAGTCTCCTCATCCACCTGGGGAGAAACTTGATGACACCCAAGGATCACACCCTGACAACAACACTTACTTTTCCTTGTAATTCTTTGGGGAATTCCGTCAGGAAGCGACAAGCGATACCTCTTGAGTAATCTCTTTGAATAAAGATCTTTTTGGGTTGTTTTCTAACTGCAGCACGGGGCTATACGTATCATATCATCATACACAAcgaaaaaatatttattttgttCTTGTATAAACACTCTACTCACTTGTGAAAAACCCAGCGCCGCCATCTTGAAATAGTATCCGAGTCTATTCCGGATACTATGTAAACAAACCGGTTATTATTCTATGTCTCCTTGTTGGCGCAGTCGCTATGGATGATATCGAAGTATTCGCTATTCCAGAATATATAGTTTTGCAAAGGGGAAATGAAAGTCTTTGGTGCAATAGGAACGATGGCAAACTCAGCCCAAGACTCGGTAAGTGCTGTCTATTCAGAAAACAAAAATATTATCCTCCGATTATCTGCCGAGTACTAGCCTCGACTATTAAACACACGCAGTCTTACAAAGTCCTACTCGTTTCCTTTCTTTAGGCTATGAAATAAAGAGATGTCCAAACGTGGTTAAGGTTGAAACAACATGCAAGTGCTTTGTTGGCAAGCTGAAGCTGTTGTCAGGTATTGTGTTGGGAGGCAGCCCTACACATGTAGTTGTGCTATATTTACAGAAAGTGACTGGAGGTTACTATTAGTAACTAGGGCAAGTATTGTTGGTCGTTTACCACCTAATGGAGATGCTGTCTACTGTGTGGATAGGATTACTTTATTACCTTTGTCACTGACACTTCTACCTGAGGAAATCAAAGCACAGGAGTCCCAGCTACAAGAGGTAATTGTTTTTATGTGTGTTGCAATGTTATGTTGTTTGTATACAGGGAAACGAGCCAGTGGAGAGACCACCATCTAATGTGCGTGGGTTGTACACATGAATGTGTTTGTATTATTATCCTTGGCAAGCCCTGTAGTAAAATTCCTTATACCTTCTCAAATCAACTGTTTCAATAAGGCCAGGCCAACAGTTTATCGTCAGGGACATTTGAAAAAATCGTGCAGGCgtgaggtcatttttcatatttcataatcTTTAAACGtagaaaaacatttaaaaagtagcttcacacacagtagctagctacacatgtTAACAATAATTGCAAGCTTATTTGATTACGTCACTATTTGTACTTACTCATTTATGCATTCTCTTTAGAAATCCATTTACTGAAGGTTTTAACAAGTCCAGGCTGGGGATAATCGTTACATTTGTTGCACACACCATGATTCAATATACAAAAATCAGTTTGAGAGTGTAAACAAtgattatcacgtgagaaataatgaattatgaaattatttctctattcctaaaaacccatgcggggcggtgacgataaactgtaaaccaacttggcctggcctaatAATAATAGGCCAACCAAAGTTTATTTGCTTCAATGGAATAGTTTAACAGTTCAAAGAATACATTATATACTGAGTTATTGTTATTTCTCAGCAGTTCTTAGGCAGTGGTATACAAAGCTGCTGTGAATTGTACAGAATGCTATAAAGGagcctgttaatgtggacacttgtcTTTTCAGGATACCTTAATACTGAAGCTAAAATGCATTTATTTGGTCCTTGTTTGTCAGTAATTATTTTCCATGCTGGTAATTTTTATGCAATATGTTTATCATTTCTCATGTACACTATTTTATGAGTTATGGTATACAGTAAAGGTATACTTCATTAATACATGTTTGCTGTGGGACATTTACCATGTTTacgaggtgtattgcacttatttACTGCGAGCCAAATGTGAGgtgtttatcaacagtaaattgCGATGAGGGGTgcatataagtgcaatacaccaaTGATATGCCATGACTTGTAATTAAACTGAACTATACAAAACATAGCATACCATGTACACACAAACTAACTTGACTCACATAGTTTGTGATAGTAGACATAATTGTAGGCTTCCTCTAGCAATTGAGTTTGCTCAGTCACAACATGTATTCGATTGTGTCATCCATATATCCCTGGGCTAAGAGTTCATAAGTAGTGCAATGCAGTGTAGGCTATTAGCTGGGTGGCTGGTCATACTGTCTGCCTATAGGCATGGTACACATTAGTGTCACGTGCCTCAAGccacagtgtatatatatatatatatatataccacacctgtggttgagatcaaaagcgccacgctgtggtatataactgatataccacgctttgtggctacacttaccatatatggtgtaacttcacacattccgtgCCGAAATCCTTACTTAAACGGTAAACAAGTTTCTAATAACAAGCGcttaaatcaaccaacaattattcacctcaggaactggaacaagtttcaatgaactcttgtctccttcatgaATAACTCACCAATCGTGACTATGTGGGCGTGGCACCTCTAAAagtgtaaaacgtctgatccatcaagactttctattgatttccatctccaggaggtgctgtttcactataacttactatctataatcgttttcatctactggggtgtagttataacacgattGCTCGGGATATACGCACTCTCACTCAAGCGCTGCGCGCTCTCGTGAATCGTGCGTATATTTTAGTT
This window encodes:
- the LOC136268166 gene encoding protein TEX261-like isoform X2, which encodes MSHTTMKCINTAYYCIMSYSSVFAEFVIVGFSSYENRFSGCEMFLYWISWAAVGIEFCFAVLAVASGLYYLAELVEEYSVIARKVINVMIWVSIIVHIGVWLFDGFPVLMILVGIVTQLMYSILLRTFPFISVSSPAFLLGCVLLVLHHYLTFQHFTEVLYSFQEVFAFFTLGLWMVPFAFFVSLSAGDNVLPTYSPGPLDHPGYGSTSSGVSGSRRSRRSGLLALFDWMATSITAQIPSRTSKSI
- the LOC136268166 gene encoding protein TEX261-like isoform X1; protein product: MSHTTMKCINTAYYCIMSYSSVFAEFVIVGFSSYENRFSGCEMFLYWISWAAVGIEFCFAVLAVASGLYYLAELVEEYSVIARKVINVMIWVSIIVHIGVWLFDGFPVLMILVGIVTQLMYSILLRTFPFISVSSPAFLLGCVLLVLLVLHHYLTFQHFTEVLYSFQEVFAFFTLGLWMVPFAFFVSLSAGDNVLPTYSPGPLDHPGYGSTSSGVSGSRRSRRSGLLALFDWMATSITAQIPSRTSKSI
- the LOC136268166 gene encoding golgin subfamily A member 7-like isoform X3, encoding MAALGFSQPRAAVRKQPKKIFIQRDYSRGIACRFLTEFPKELQGKVDEETFVKTIDSINTIFDDAEALNCGAYSEGCLFCLTGYTLHFCYKTNYERAVETVARYIESQNQRIYAGKGIIIGDPMDRGLRCIEMVIDAADTNIEA